The genomic segment ggttgaattttttttagttgaTATAATATTTTGGTGTAAAATGAATAATTGAAAAATAGTTTAGCATTGCTTGTGACAAAAAGATTTAGGTACCTCCTTGATAAAAGAATATAGTTTAGGTACTAATTTATGGATTAagtcttttttaaaataaatttaatgatttgaCTAATGGTTTAACTAATGAGGTACCAACttgggaaaaaaaataatttaggtatcacatatgacaaaaaaatttagcaactaaaatagaaaaaaaatgtatCGTTTAAATACTAATTTGTGGATTAAGCCTTTAAACTAAATAACTTTCTCTAAGACTTTTAGTAAAGTGATTGACTCAATTCGGTTTACTTACAATATTGATACTCAATAAAACATTTCTTATATGGAACAAGTATAGTTCTCTATCAGACCTAAACAAGGCATTAACATAATGAGCGATCTTCTTAAAGATcaaatcttattttttaaaatgaattgagTTTTCAATTTCATCTTTACTTATCTTGATTCTAACACGTTTGATCTCATTAATTAGCTGATAATAATCTTcatgatttatcaaaataaaattaaagaagattaaaatgtaaaaaaaaaaatatcgTTATGAGCAATTAATATCAAATCGATGAAATCATCAATGTCTGATTCGATcgattaaaattataaaactccAATTTAAACTGAGATTTTATTTGACTCCAAACTGATGTATGTATCAATTTTTAATTCTACTGAGCCGATACGACCCGATTTCAACCATCTCGGTTGCATGGATGGATctaaaaaaaaacacacaaaacaaaatgaaaatgaaatggtgaCACGACATGTGATGCAAGAATGAGCTGAGTTGCTCTCCACCTCACCTGCTTTTACTTGGAAAAATATCATTCCTCTTATCTGAAGTTCTCTTTGGCactttcttcttcttattattgAACTTCTCTCATGGCCGGAGCTTTGAGGCAACCTCTCCACTCAACCACCTCCGCCATTCCACCACTGCAACTCTCTAAACCCAGGGCGACGGGTATTTCCCCATCACCGGCTTTATTCCTCAAGGACAAAACGCAAGGGTCGTCGAAGCTGAGTAGATTTTACGGCCACCGAAGCCTGATTGTTAAGTTAGTGGGCAAGGCTTCCCCAGGAAAGGATGACATTACACCAGCTGCTGATGACCCAGAAAATGGAGTCTCACTTGGTACCATGAAATTGCCTTCCAATACTGATATTCAGCGATTCGAAACCTTGTTGTTTCAGGTACTCTACTTGCATTTCTTCATTTTCTTGGACTTGTATATTTTATGTCACTAATGTCAACAATGCTTGAATAGCTCCGTTCGCTAGAGCATACAGCCTGTAGGTGTTAACcacaataataatagaaaaaagaaagggaaaaaaaatcctTCAGTGATCATTGCATTCTACGAGCTTTCATACGTTAAGCTGGCGTCTTTATATCTCTAATTCCCGCAAAGTAACCTGTTCTATCAGAGTATTTGGTTCTTGTCtttatctttttctttgtttttgtaacAGTGGGCGAACAGTCTTTGCCAAGGAGCTAATCTGCCTCTTCCAGTGCCTTTGAAGGTTTGTCATTGCTTCATTGGTATTCTTGTTACCTTAaagttgttttctttttttaccGCTAATTGGGCAAGCACACATGTTAATAGGATTTTGTGTATTCGTTACTAGGCATAGGCCCATCCATATCCATCAAAACCCTGTATTCTAAATAGATAATATCAACCAAGGTGATACAGGacattagttaaaattttatgttgtttCCATAAGTTGATGAAATAATTGATATCTTAATG from the Gossypium hirsutum isolate 1008001.06 chromosome D09, Gossypium_hirsutum_v2.1, whole genome shotgun sequence genome contains:
- the LOC107929703 gene encoding uncharacterized protein, with product MAGALRQPLHSTTSAIPPLQLSKPRATGISPSPALFLKDKTQGSSKLSRFYGHRSLIVKLVGKASPGKDDITPAADDPENGVSLGTMKLPSNTDIQRFETLLFQWANSLCQGANLPLPVPLKIDKIAGGARLGFITVGDGKTEVLVYIDCLVFPATDNSGPIFRAIRNGPLKDQSPPGEPRIMRSLLQALQKSVEIARV